A genomic region of Arachis hypogaea cultivar Tifrunner chromosome 5, arahy.Tifrunner.gnm2.J5K5, whole genome shotgun sequence contains the following coding sequences:
- the LOC112800423 gene encoding protein ABCI7, chloroplastic-like: MSTVAFTPTPLNPSFNSHKFVRTKPNRFSLQSKAIVTSDPFVLELAETLEDSLPSSTAPLQKLREASSESLLSTPWPSRRDEPFRFTDLSFLRYSNILPVSQHPPTTTLPAADSTSFLSLNIADGHPVTPLSNSSQLPQGVYVGTLSALASTPIIDRVMELMCAFDAGDLFWSINGVGAPDATVVYVPEGCRVETPIYLRYLAVEGGAEGSKTMRMSNPRVVVVVEKGAEVGIIEEFSAAEEGNDCYWTNSALEAVVGEGAKLTHSYIQNQSSSSAHIKWTSIRQESSSTYELTEISTGGKLGRHNLHIQQLGPDTVTELSTLHLSVGDQTQDLHSSLVLDHPRGYSRQLHKCIVAHSKGQAVFDGNIKVNRYAQQTDAGQLTRSLLLEPRASINVKPNLQIVADDVKCSHGAAISDLEESQLLYFRARGIDPKSARRVLIFAFGGEVIEKLPYPSIRERVRSQIKSLLDPSPK; the protein is encoded by the exons ATGAGTACTGTAGCCTTCACCCCAACACCTTTGAatccttccttcaattctcacaAATTCGTGAGAACCAAACCCAACAGATTCTCACTCCAATCAAAAGCCATCGTAACCTCAGATCCCTTCGTTTTAGAACTCGCAGAAACCCTCGAAGACTCTCTACCTTCCTCAACAGCCCCTCTCCAGAAGCTTCGAGAAGCTTCCTCCGAATCACTCCTCTCAACACCATGGCCTTCCCGCAGAGACGAGCCTTTCAGGTTCACCGATCTCTCCTTCCTCCGCTACTCCAACATCCTCCCCGTTTCTCAACACCCTCCCACCACCACTCTCCCCGCTGCCGACTCCACCTCCTTCCTCTCACTCAACATCGCCGACGGCCACCCCGTCACGCCCCTCTCCAACTCCTCCCAGCTTCCACAAGGCGTCTACGTAGGCACTCTGTCCGCTCTCGCATCCACCCCCATAATTGACCGCGTAATGGAGCTCATGTGCGCTTTCGACGCCGGCGATCTATTCTGGTCAATCAACGGTGTCGGTGCTCCCGACGCCACGGTGGTGTACGTGCCGGAAGGGTGCCGCGTGGAGACTCCCATCTATTTGAGGTACTTGGCCGTCGAGGGAGGTGCGGAGGGCTCGAAGACGATGCGAATGTCGAATCCgagagtggtggtggtggtggagaagGGCGCCGAAGTGGGTATCATCGAGGAGTTTTCGGCTGCGGAAGAAGGGAATGACTGTTATTGGACAAACTCCGCTTTGGAGGCGGTGGTCGGAGAAGGTGCTAAGCTTACTCATTCTTATATTCAAAACCAATCATCGAGTTCTGCACATATCAAGTGGACCTCTATTCGCCAG GAATCATCTAGTACATATGAGCTTACAGAGATAAGCACGGGAGGAAAATTGGGGAGGCACAATCTTCATATACAACAGCTTGGCCCAGACACGGTGACTGAGTTATCAACCTTGCACTTGTCTGTTGGTGATCAGACACAGGATCTGCATAGTAGTCTGGTCTTGGACCACCCCCGGGGCTATTCCCGTCAACTTCATAAATGCATTGTGGCACATTCAAAGGGACAAGCAGTTTTTGATGGCAATATCAAGGTTAACAG GTATGCTCAGCAGACAGATGCTGGACAGTTAACAAGAAGCCTTCTCCTCGAGCCTCGCGCTAGCATAAATGTAAAACCAAATCTCCAAATTGTGGCTGATGATGTCAAGTGCTCCCATGGAGCTGCGATAAGTGATCTAGAAGAAAGCCAACTCCTGTATTTCCGAGCACGTGGCATCGACCCAAAGTCAGCTAGAAGAGTTCTAATATTTGCCTTTGGAGGGGAGGTGATAGAGAAGTTGCCTTACCCTTCCATCAGAGAGAGAGTACGAAGTCAGATTAAAAGTTTACTAGATCCATCGCCAAAATGA